Proteins encoded in a region of the Zea mays cultivar B73 chromosome 2, Zm-B73-REFERENCE-NAM-5.0, whole genome shotgun sequence genome:
- the LOC103649384 gene encoding probable protein S-acyltransferase 6: protein MKGRLLFKSPLPRSYLSHTSSVTSAAVATHRVYQVWRGKNRFLCGGRLIFGPDASSIVLTVALIMTPLALFVAFVSFRLAEVIGKPLGAAVPVTAVAVGVFDVVVLVLTSGRDPGIIPRNARPPEPDSFATTTTEMSSGSPATGASWSLPPTRDVYVNGVAVKVKYCHTCMLYRPPRCSHCSVCNNCVERFDHHCPWVGQCIGRRNYRFFFLFIASTTFLCLYVFGFCWVDLLLTSRRRGGVGIGRAVAESPVSGCLIAYTFVTAWFVGGLTAFHSYLVCTNQTTYENFRYRYERKANPFNRGAGSNVAEIFCSPVPPSRNDFRARVSPADPDAAALYYLGPLASESRISFYTRASGLSFDMAKASFDRNYSAASVASSSDFGDIYGAGGGLDRVSSHQQPRHSIFGVGGGGHAREGKKQAEDEADAVTAELGATMHMHYGRGAGRTRGREFGMV, encoded by the exons ATGAAGGGGAGGCTGCTGTTCAAGAGCCCTCTCCCCCGCAGCTACCTCTCCCATACCTCCAGCGTCACGTCCGCCGCCGTCGCCACCCACCGCGTCTACCAAGTCTGGAGAGGAAAGAAT AGATTCCTCTGCGGCGGGCGGCTCATCTTCGGCCCGGACGCGAGCTCCATCGTGCTCACGGTGGCGCTCATCATGACGCCGCTCGCGCTGTTCGTCGCCTTCGTCTCGTTCCGGCTCGCCGAGGTCATCGGAAAACCCCTCGGCGCCGCCGTCCCGGTGACGGCCGTGGCCGTCGGCGTATTC GACGTGGTGGTGCTGGTGCTGACGTCGGGGCGGGACCCCGGGATCATCCCCCGGAACGCCCGGCCGCCTGAGCCCGACTCCttcgcgacgacgacgacggagatGAGCTCCGGCTCCCCCGCGACGGGCGCGTCGTGGTCGCTGCCCCCGACGCGGGACGTGTACGTGAACGGCGTGGCGGTGAAGGTGAAGTACTGCCACACGTGCATGCTGTACCGGCCGCCGCGCTGCTCGCACTGCTCCGTGTGCAACAACTGCGTGGAGCGCTTCGACCACCACTGCCCCTGGGTGGGGCAGTGCATCGGGCGCCGGAACTAccgcttcttcttcctcttcatcgcGTCCACCACGTTCCTGTGCCTCTACGTGTTCGGCTTCTGCTGGGTGGACCTGCTGCTCACCtcccggcggcgcggcggcgtcggCATCGGCCGCGCCGTGGCCGAGtcgcccgtctccggctgcctcATCGCCTACACGTTCGTGACGGCGTGGTTCGTGGGCGGGCTCACGGCGTTCCACTCCTACCTCGTGTGCACCAACCAGACCACGTACGAGAACTTCCGGTACCGGTACGAGCGCAAGGCCAACCCGTTCAACCGCGGCGCCGGCAGTAACGTGGCCGAGATCTTCTGCTCGCCGGTCCCGCCGTCCCGGAACGACTTCCGGGCCAGGGTGTCCCCCGCCGACCCGGACGCCGCCGCGCTCTATTACCTCGGCCCGCTGGCGTCCGAGTCCCGGATCAGTTTCTACACCAGGGCCAGCGGCCTCAGCTTCGATATGGCCAAGGCCAGCTTCGACCGCAACTACTCCGCCGCCAGCGTCGCCTCGTCCTCCGACTTCGGCGACATCTACGGCGCCGGCGGCGGGCTCGACCGAGTATCGTCGCACCAGCAGCCGCGGCACTCCATCTTCGGCGTTGGCGGTGGCGGCCATGCCAGGGAGGGCAAGAAGCAGGCGGAGGACGAAGCGGACGCCGTGACGGCGGAGCTCGGGGCCACCATGCACATGCACTACGGCCGCGGCGCCGGCCGCACGCGCGGGAGGGAGTTCGGGATGGTGTGA